One genomic region from Nymphaea colorata isolate Beijing-Zhang1983 chromosome 12, ASM883128v2, whole genome shotgun sequence encodes:
- the LOC116265815 gene encoding LOB domain-containing protein 29-like produces the protein MTGFGSPCGACKFLRRKCVKGCVFAPYFCHEQGATHFAAIHKVFGASNASKLLMHIPVSDRPEAAVTISYEAQARLQDPIYGCVAHIFALQQQVANLQAQLVSLKTQVAQGLASNTMSNAYQDGPCSAEYSQFFHPQDSNSIYGLEALRVAQLLSNPNQNSAAFCSGTTLTESNNSMGDFSPSMNDEIQYSYDDPSQGTMDSLPMQVDAKKFLYQEMGNWGELESFPVSFLQNS, from the exons ATGACAGGCTTTGGCTCCCCCTGCGGCGCCTGCAAGTTCCTGAGGAGGAAGTGTGTGAAGGGCTGTGTCTTCGCGCCGTACTTCTGCCATGAGCAGGGGGCCACGCACTTCGCGGCCATCCACAAGGTGTTTGGTGCCAGCAACGCCTCGAAGCTCCTCATGCACATCCCCGTCTCCGACCGCCCCGAGGCGGCCGTCACCATCTCTTATGAAGCTCAAGCTCGGCTTCAGGATCCTATCTATGGCTGTGTGGCCCACATCTTTGCTTTGCAGCAGCAG GTTGCAAATTTACAAGCACAGCTAGTCAGTCTCAAGACACAGGTAGCCCAAGGGCTAGCCAGTAACACCATGTCAAACGCGTATCAAGATGGTCCCTGCAGTGCAGAATATTCGCAATTCTTCCACCCACAAGACTCGAATAGCATATACGGCCTCGAAGCCCTAAGAGTGGCTCAGTTGCTCTCAAATCCCAATCAAAACTCTGCAGCATTCTGCAGTGGAACAACATTAACGGAGAGCAACAACTCCATGGGGGACTTCTCCCCGagcatgaatgatgaaataCAGTATAGTTACGACGACCCATCTCAGGGCACCATGGATTCTCTTCCGATGCAAGTGGACGCCAAGAAATTTCTATATCAAGAGATGGGCAATTGGGGAGAGCTTGAATCTTTCCCTGTTTCCTTCCTTCAAAATTCATGA